One Phocaeicola dorei genomic region harbors:
- a CDS encoding AAA family ATPase yields the protein MKITHIHIERFRGFQNEDFEVGSLLTAIAGQNGTQKSTLLGIITQTFTLKTEDSMRVEKPLCGGSYISAFKDKFRLSPTFDKPKGHEWTISFDAGMDDFTVESIKRTGDPNVRFWKKGARQEGDGYISFPTIFLSLKRLVPVAEEAKIITDDTLLTQEELNEFKQLHNKILIAQTPISSATTITSKNKQSIGVSTELYDWNQNSMGQDNLGKIILALFSFKRLHDKYPRQYKGGILAIDEMDATMYPASQVELLKVLRKYASKLNLQILFTTHSMSLLKAMDDLVQEVTKKEETANQAKILYLKKVDDKIAIKQGVNFKGIQLDLNVVAEGNNRKKNRITAYTEDKENILFVKAILKSKAFVLDFVDVTLPCSTLMELVTKRVPAFIYPYSIVILDGDVRMNKNDLRKINNADNILILPGNKSPERLLASYLYNLSDVDPLWSKIADGYTKQFCFREYSMEQINAGGELGRQNAKKWFNSQLEYWGRNGCKVLNPFLSSISEEAQEFRTNFDNMIKQYIHD from the coding sequence GTGAAAATAACGCACATTCATATCGAAAGATTTCGAGGATTTCAAAATGAAGATTTTGAAGTAGGCTCTTTGTTAACAGCAATTGCAGGGCAAAACGGAACTCAAAAGTCAACATTACTTGGTATTATAACACAAACTTTCACTCTTAAGACAGAAGATTCTATGAGAGTTGAAAAGCCCTTGTGTGGTGGTAGTTATATTTCCGCATTCAAAGATAAGTTTAGGTTATCACCTACTTTTGATAAACCAAAAGGTCATGAATGGACTATTTCCTTTGATGCAGGAATGGATGATTTTACTGTTGAAAGTATCAAACGAACAGGAGATCCTAATGTCCGTTTTTGGAAAAAAGGAGCTAGGCAAGAAGGAGATGGATACATTTCCTTCCCCACAATCTTTTTAAGTCTAAAGCGATTAGTTCCAGTGGCAGAGGAAGCTAAAATCATTACAGATGATACATTATTAACGCAAGAAGAACTAAATGAGTTTAAGCAATTGCATAATAAAATTCTAATAGCACAAACTCCCATTTCTTCCGCAACAACAATCACATCAAAAAACAAGCAATCTATAGGTGTATCCACAGAACTATACGATTGGAATCAAAACTCTATGGGGCAAGATAATTTAGGTAAAATTATCTTGGCGTTATTTTCTTTTAAAAGATTACATGACAAATATCCCCGACAATACAAAGGCGGTATTTTGGCCATTGATGAGATGGATGCAACAATGTATCCCGCATCCCAAGTAGAGTTGTTAAAGGTTTTGCGCAAATATGCATCTAAGTTGAATTTGCAAATTTTATTTACAACTCATTCAATGTCTCTTCTTAAGGCAATGGATGATTTAGTTCAAGAAGTAACTAAAAAAGAAGAAACAGCCAATCAAGCAAAGATCCTTTACCTTAAGAAGGTTGATGATAAGATTGCAATTAAACAGGGCGTGAACTTCAAAGGCATTCAATTGGATTTAAATGTTGTTGCAGAAGGAAATAATCGCAAGAAAAACAGAATTACAGCATATACGGAAGACAAGGAAAATATCTTATTTGTAAAAGCTATTTTAAAGAGCAAGGCTTTTGTGTTGGATTTTGTGGATGTAACATTACCATGTTCAACATTAATGGAACTTGTAACCAAAAGAGTGCCTGCTTTTATATATCCATATTCTATTGTTATATTAGATGGGGATGTTAGAATGAATAAAAATGATCTCAGGAAAATCAACAATGCAGATAACATTTTGATTTTACCGGGAAATAAGTCTCCAGAAAGACTATTGGCCTCTTATTTGTATAATCTATCTGATGTAGACCCATTATGGTCTAAGATTGCAGATGGGTACACAAAACAATTCTGTTTCCGAGAGTATTCCATGGAACAAATAAATGCAGGAGGTGAACTGGGGCGCCAAAATGCAAAAAAATGGTTTAATAGCCAATTAGAATATTGGGGGCGAAACGGTTGTAAAGTCCTTAATCCTTTTTTAAGTTCAATTTCTGAGGAGGCACAAGAGTTTAGAACAAATTTTGACAATATGATTAAACAGTATATCCATGACTAA
- a CDS encoding DUF1295 domain-containing protein: protein MGQQTFEFLLLAMSALAVIVFVALYYVRAGYGIFHTPKWGLSVNNKLGWVLMEAPVFLVMLYLWWNSSVRFDAAPFLFFLLFELHYFQRSFIFPFLMKGKSRMPLAIMLMGVVFNVLNGLMQGEWLFYLAPEGLYTDAWLSTPSFWFGIILFFIGMGINLHSDSVIRHLRKPGDTRHYLPQKGMYRYVTSGNYFGELVEWIGFAVLTCSPAAWVFVLWTFANLAPRANSIRNRYREEFGKDAVGKKKRMIPFIY from the coding sequence ATGGGACAACAGACTTTTGAATTTTTGCTATTGGCAATGTCCGCACTTGCGGTGATTGTATTTGTAGCCCTCTATTATGTACGTGCCGGTTATGGTATATTCCACACCCCGAAATGGGGACTTTCAGTGAACAATAAATTAGGTTGGGTGCTGATGGAAGCGCCTGTATTCCTTGTAATGCTTTATCTGTGGTGGAACAGCAGCGTGCGTTTTGATGCCGCTCCTTTCCTCTTTTTTCTTCTTTTTGAATTACATTATTTCCAGCGCTCTTTTATCTTCCCTTTCCTGATGAAAGGAAAGAGCCGGATGCCCCTTGCCATTATGTTGATGGGAGTGGTCTTTAATGTCCTGAACGGACTGATGCAGGGCGAATGGTTGTTCTATCTGGCTCCGGAAGGACTCTATACAGATGCCTGGCTCAGTACTCCTTCTTTTTGGTTTGGGATCATTTTGTTCTTTATAGGGATGGGCATTAATCTACATTCCGACAGTGTGATCCGCCATTTACGTAAACCGGGCGATACACGTCATTATTTGCCGCAGAAGGGAATGTACCGATATGTCACTTCGGGCAACTATTTTGGCGAGTTGGTGGAATGGATAGGGTTTGCCGTACTCACTTGTTCGCCTGCTGCATGGGTGTTTGTACTGTGGACGTTTGCTAATCTGGCTCCACGTGCTAATTCCATCCGTAACCGTTACCGGGAAGAGTTTGGTAAGGATGCGGTAGGAAAAAAGAAAAGAATGATTCCTTTTATTTATTGA
- a CDS encoding DNA adenine methylase, with amino-acid sequence MEFLSPLRYPGGKAKVADFVQCLIKENALLDGTYVEPYVGGGSVALSLLFNEYVSDIHINDKDISIYAFWYSALNNVDALCKMIKDTPLNVETWFKQKEIQSNKENSDLLELGFSTFFLNRTNRSGILKAGVIGGYDQTGNYKIDARFNKEDLIKRIQRIADYADRIHLTNEDAVSLVQRLKNELPYNTLFYLDPPYYVKGKGLYLNYYNDTDHQNIANTISEIANCKWIVSYDNVPFITSLYSKYRQQCFELNYSASNSGKGKEIMVFCDGIVIPKHKLFNHSTK; translated from the coding sequence ATGGAATTTCTATCACCTTTAAGATACCCTGGCGGTAAGGCTAAAGTTGCTGATTTCGTACAATGCTTAATCAAAGAAAACGCATTGCTCGATGGCACTTATGTTGAACCATATGTTGGAGGTGGTTCCGTTGCATTATCTTTGCTCTTTAATGAATATGTCAGCGACATACATATAAATGATAAGGATATATCTATTTATGCCTTTTGGTATAGTGCCTTAAATAACGTGGATGCTCTCTGCAAGATGATAAAGGATACCCCTTTAAATGTTGAAACTTGGTTTAAACAAAAAGAAATTCAATCCAATAAAGAGAATTCTGACTTGTTAGAATTAGGCTTTTCTACATTCTTCTTGAATAGGACTAATCGCTCAGGAATCTTGAAAGCAGGAGTCATTGGCGGTTATGACCAAACTGGAAATTATAAGATTGATGCAAGATTCAACAAAGAAGATTTGATAAAAAGGATTCAACGTATAGCAGATTATGCAGATAGAATCCATTTAACAAATGAAGATGCTGTTTCTTTAGTACAACGGTTAAAAAATGAATTACCGTATAATACGTTATTTTATTTAGACCCACCATACTATGTAAAAGGTAAAGGACTTTATCTGAATTACTATAATGATACAGATCATCAAAATATAGCTAACACTATAAGTGAGATTGCAAATTGTAAGTGGATTGTCTCTTATGATAATGTACCATTCATAACCAGCCTATATTCAAAATATAGACAGCAATGTTTTGAATTGAATTATAGTGCGAGTAATTCCGGGAAAGGTAAAGAGATAATGGTATTTTGCGATGGCATAGTTATCCCCAAACACAAACTATTTAACCATTCTACAAAGTGA
- a CDS encoding SDR family NAD(P)-dependent oxidoreductase — MSKLAIITGADGGMGTEITRAVAQAGYHVIMLCYTLFKGEERKNQLILETGNKEIEVRQVDLSSMASVTNIADDLLGRGKHIDLLMNNAGTMSSGGLITTEDGLEYTVAVNYVAPFLLTLKLLPLMGQGTRIVNMVSCTYSIGKITPEFLIRGKRGSFWRIPVYSNTKLALWLFTRELSERLKTEGITVNAADPGIVSTNIIRMDMWFDPLTDILFRPCIRTPKQGAATAVSLLLDDRWKEVTGQMFASCKPKKVKDKFMNHPQARQLWADTKAYLEKLKLEEPIV; from the coding sequence ATGAGTAAATTAGCCATAATAACCGGTGCCGATGGAGGAATGGGTACTGAAATAACCCGTGCGGTAGCACAGGCCGGCTATCATGTAATAATGTTGTGTTACACTCTTTTTAAAGGAGAGGAGCGTAAGAACCAGTTGATTTTGGAAACTGGCAATAAAGAGATAGAAGTCAGACAAGTTGACCTTTCTTCCATGGCTTCTGTGACTAATATCGCGGACGACTTGTTGGGGCGCGGAAAGCATATCGATTTACTGATGAACAATGCGGGAACAATGAGTTCCGGCGGTTTGATTACAACGGAGGATGGTTTGGAATATACGGTAGCTGTGAATTATGTGGCCCCTTTTTTACTGACTTTGAAATTATTGCCTCTGATGGGACAAGGAACCCGGATTGTGAACATGGTTTCTTGCACGTATTCCATAGGGAAGATTACTCCTGAATTTTTGATTCGTGGAAAAAGAGGCAGTTTTTGGCGTATCCCTGTTTACAGTAATACAAAATTGGCTTTGTGGCTTTTTACCCGTGAACTTTCTGAAAGGCTGAAAACAGAAGGAATTACTGTCAATGCTGCCGATCCTGGTATTGTTTCTACCAATATCATCCGTATGGATATGTGGTTTGACCCGTTGACTGACATACTGTTCCGTCCTTGTATCCGTACTCCGAAGCAAGGAGCCGCGACAGCTGTCAGTTTGCTTTTGGATGATCGATGGAAAGAAGTTACAGGGCAAATGTTCGCTTCTTGCAAGCCTAAAAAAGTAAAGGATAAGTTTATGAATCATCCACAGGCAAGACAGCTTTGGGCGGATACGAAAGCATATTTGGAGAAACTGAAATTGGAGGAGCCAATTGTCTGA
- a CDS encoding NADH:flavin oxidoreductase: protein MMNSKLFTPASIGPLTLRNRTIRSAAFESMCPGNAPSRQLKDYHCSVAAGGVGMTTIAYAAVTQSGLSFDRQLWMRPEIIPGLREITDAVHKEGAAASIQLGHCGNMSHKSICGVTPVGASSGFNLYSPTFVRGLRKEELPQMAKAYGQSVNWAREAGFDAVEIHAGHGYLISQFLSPYTNHRKDEFGGSLENRMRFMDMVMEEVMRAAGNDMAVLVKTNMRDGFKGGMEIDEAVQVAKRLVQDGAHALVLSGGFVSKAPMYVMRGAMPIKSMTHYMSCWWLKYGVRMVGKWMIPTVPFKEAYFLEDALRFRTEIKEIPLVYVGGLVSREKIDEVLDDGFEFVQMGRALLNEPGFVNRLRTEEKARCNCGHSNYCIARMYTIDMACHKHLEEKLPLCLEREIEKLENQ, encoded by the coding sequence ATGATGAACTCTAAATTATTTACTCCCGCCTCTATCGGGCCGCTGACTTTGCGTAACCGTACGATTCGTTCGGCTGCTTTTGAGAGCATGTGTCCGGGCAATGCGCCGTCCCGGCAATTGAAGGATTATCACTGTTCGGTGGCAGCAGGTGGAGTGGGAATGACTACTATTGCTTATGCAGCTGTTACACAGAGTGGCCTTTCTTTCGACAGGCAATTGTGGATGCGCCCTGAAATTATACCGGGATTAAGGGAAATAACCGATGCGGTTCATAAAGAAGGAGCTGCTGCAAGTATTCAGTTGGGACATTGTGGAAATATGTCGCACAAAAGTATTTGTGGGGTAACACCCGTAGGAGCTTCTTCCGGTTTTAATCTTTATTCGCCTACTTTCGTGCGTGGCTTGCGCAAGGAGGAACTGCCGCAGATGGCAAAGGCATACGGTCAGTCGGTCAACTGGGCACGTGAGGCCGGATTTGACGCGGTGGAGATACATGCGGGGCATGGCTATCTTATCAGTCAGTTTCTTTCACCTTACACCAATCATCGTAAGGACGAGTTCGGTGGCTCGTTGGAGAACCGTATGCGCTTTATGGATATGGTAATGGAGGAAGTGATGCGTGCCGCAGGTAATGACATGGCCGTTCTGGTAAAAACCAATATGCGTGACGGTTTTAAAGGCGGCATGGAAATAGATGAAGCTGTGCAGGTAGCGAAACGGTTGGTACAAGATGGGGCTCATGCGTTGGTGCTGAGCGGAGGCTTTGTAAGCAAAGCGCCTATGTATGTCATGCGGGGAGCGATGCCTATAAAAAGTATGACACATTATATGAGCTGCTGGTGGCTGAAATATGGGGTACGTATGGTAGGTAAATGGATGATTCCGACAGTACCTTTTAAAGAGGCTTATTTCTTGGAAGATGCGTTAAGATTCAGAACAGAAATAAAGGAAATTCCGTTAGTATATGTGGGAGGGCTGGTATCTCGTGAAAAGATAGATGAGGTATTGGATGATGGTTTTGAATTTGTACAGATGGGAAGGGCGTTGCTGAATGAACCTGGTTTTGTGAATCGGTTGCGGACTGAAGAAAAGGCTCGTTGCAATTGCGGTCATAGTAATTATTGTATTGCGAGAATGTACACTATTGATATGGCATGTCACAAACATCTGGAAGAGAAATTACCCCTTTGCTTGGAACGTGAAATAGAAAAATTAGAGAACCAATGA